Proteins encoded by one window of Rhodobacteraceae bacterium IMCC1335:
- the murJ gene encoding murein biosynthesis integral membrane protein MurJ, with protein MSGARLLKGIMTVGFWTLLSRVLGMAREVLLYMLIGAGPVLDAFVVAFRLPNMFRRFFAEGAFNAAFVPLFSKRLEAQDNPIGFASQAMGGLAFALALLTALALIFMPALVWLTAQGFMGDARFDMAVDYGRVMFPYIFLISLSALLSGALNAQGRFAMAAAAPVFLNIIIICALCLGWVMNHAVIYYLIWAVPIAGVVQLAALWRAAQAAGLPIRLGRPSFSPEMRQLVRIALPAALANGVLQINLLVGQLVASQHPGAVSWLYGADRLYQLPLGVVGIAVGIVLLPELSRRLQAKDQTGAKQAFASATEITLALSLPAAMALCVVPYPFVSALFEHGATSLHDAQAMALATAIYGLGLPAFVLQKLLQPLYFAREDTRRPFRFALVGMGVNAALAVGLMPFIGWLAAAIATSLSAWAMVGLLFWGARGFDDILKQDAALKHRLLRMCIASLFLGVALYGIQFFISPAITSVSGRIVYALFLVIAGAGLYLWLGERLKAFSLQEIKASFKKH; from the coding sequence ATGAGTGGGGCGCGACTGCTCAAAGGCATTATGACGGTCGGTTTTTGGACTTTGCTCAGCCGCGTGCTGGGCATGGCCCGCGAGGTTCTACTGTATATGTTGATAGGCGCAGGGCCGGTATTGGACGCGTTTGTGGTTGCGTTTCGTTTGCCCAATATGTTTCGGCGCTTCTTTGCAGAGGGCGCTTTCAACGCCGCTTTTGTGCCCTTGTTTTCAAAGCGCCTTGAAGCGCAAGACAATCCGATCGGATTTGCCAGCCAGGCGATGGGCGGGCTTGCCTTTGCGCTGGCGCTTTTGACGGCGCTGGCGCTGATTTTCATGCCAGCGCTTGTCTGGCTGACCGCGCAGGGGTTCATGGGCGATGCCCGCTTTGATATGGCGGTTGACTATGGCCGCGTGATGTTTCCTTATATTTTCCTTATCTCGCTCAGCGCTCTGCTGTCTGGTGCGCTGAATGCCCAAGGGCGCTTCGCAATGGCAGCCGCCGCGCCTGTCTTCTTAAATATCATCATCATTTGCGCGCTTTGTCTGGGATGGGTGATGAACCATGCGGTCATCTATTATCTGATTTGGGCGGTTCCAATTGCGGGGGTTGTGCAATTGGCCGCGCTGTGGCGGGCAGCACAGGCCGCCGGGCTTCCTATTCGTTTGGGGCGGCCCAGCTTTAGCCCCGAAATGCGACAGCTGGTGCGGATTGCGCTACCTGCAGCTTTGGCCAATGGCGTGCTACAAATTAATTTATTGGTCGGACAATTGGTCGCCAGCCAACATCCCGGCGCTGTCAGTTGGCTATATGGGGCTGATCGTTTGTATCAGTTGCCCTTGGGCGTGGTTGGCATTGCTGTGGGTATTGTGCTCTTGCCAGAATTGTCACGACGCCTGCAGGCAAAAGATCAAACAGGGGCAAAACAAGCCTTTGCAAGCGCAACCGAAATCACATTAGCGCTCAGTTTACCGGCTGCAATGGCGCTTTGCGTGGTGCCCTATCCTTTCGTCTCTGCGCTTTTTGAACATGGCGCAACCTCCCTCCATGACGCGCAAGCGATGGCGCTTGCAACCGCTATCTACGGATTGGGCTTGCCCGCTTTTGTGCTGCAAAAGCTCTTGCAGCCATTATATTTTGCGCGCGAAGACACGCGCAGGCCCTTTCGATTTGCGCTTGTGGGGATGGGGGTCAATGCCGCCTTAGCCGTCGGTCTTATGCCCTTTATTGGCTGGCTGGCCGCAGCCATCGCCACAAGTCTTTCGGCCTGGGCGATGGTCGGGCTGCTGTTTTGGGGCGCACGCGGCTTTGACGATATTTTGAAGCAGGACGCCGCTTTGAAGCATCGTTTGCTGCGCATGTGCATTGCCAGCCTTTTCTTGGGAGTTGCTCTTTACGGCATACAATTTTTCATCAGCCCCGCTATCACCAGCGTTTCTGGGCGAATTGTCTATGCGCTCTTCCTGGTAATTGCTGGCGCGGGATTATATCTTTGGCTGGGTGAAAGATTAAAAGCCTTCTCGCTGCAAGAGATAAAAGCCAGTTTTAAAAAGCATTAA
- the trpS gene encoding tryptophan--tRNA ligase, translating into MSDAAQTPSPSPFEKRVFSGVQPSGGLTLGNYLGAVKRFVHMQSPHHASLYCMVDLHAVTVWQDPANLRKNTRELAAFFIAAGLKPEQSILFNQSAVPEHAQLGWIFNCIARMGWMKRMTQFKDKAGKNAENASLGLFGYPALMAADILLYHATHVPVGDDQKQHLELTRDIATKFNHDFGVDFFPITEPVIGGPAARVMSLRDGSKKMSKSDPSDLSRINMSDDADSIAQKFRKAKTDPDALPSEEAGLENRPEARNLVAIYAALEDQSLDEVLNDIGGKQFSEFKPMLIDRAVATLSPISAEMNRLMQEPDEIDRVLADGAERARKIAQPILNQTYDIMGLLRS; encoded by the coding sequence ATGTCGGATGCCGCTCAAACACCATCCCCAAGCCCATTTGAAAAGCGCGTTTTTTCAGGTGTTCAGCCATCGGGCGGATTAACGCTTGGCAATTATTTGGGCGCCGTGAAGCGTTTTGTCCATATGCAAAGCCCTCACCATGCATCTTTATATTGCATGGTGGATCTACACGCGGTGACCGTCTGGCAAGATCCGGCCAACTTGCGCAAAAACACCCGCGAATTGGCAGCGTTTTTTATTGCCGCTGGGCTAAAACCGGAGCAGTCAATTTTATTCAATCAATCCGCGGTTCCTGAACATGCCCAATTGGGTTGGATTTTCAATTGTATCGCCCGCATGGGGTGGATGAAGCGGATGACCCAATTCAAGGACAAAGCTGGAAAAAATGCTGAGAATGCATCGCTTGGTTTATTTGGATATCCCGCATTGATGGCCGCAGATATTTTACTATATCACGCAACCCATGTGCCCGTGGGCGATGATCAAAAGCAACATCTTGAATTAACCAGAGATATTGCAACCAAGTTCAACCATGATTTCGGGGTGGATTTTTTTCCAATTACCGAGCCGGTGATCGGGGGGCCTGCAGCCCGTGTGATGAGCCTACGCGACGGATCAAAGAAAATGTCAAAATCAGACCCTTCCGATCTGAGCCGCATAAATATGAGCGATGATGCAGACAGCATTGCCCAGAAATTCCGCAAAGCCAAAACCGACCCCGATGCCCTACCTTCCGAAGAAGCCGGATTGGAAAATCGCCCCGAAGCGCGCAATTTGGTGGCGATCTATGCCGCGTTGGAAGATCAATCCCTTGACGAGGTTCTAAATGACATTGGTGGCAAACAATTTTCCGAGTTCAAACCAATGCTGATTGACCGCGCGGTCGCCACGCTTTCACCAATCTCGGCTGAAATGAACCGGTTGATGCAAGAACCGGACGAGATCGACCGCGTCTTGGCCGATGGGGCCGAGCGGGCTCGAAAAATTGCTCAGCCCATTTTGAACCAAACCTACGATATTATGGGTTTGCTGCGCAGTTAA
- a CDS encoding rhomboid family intramembrane serine protease produces MSFNPETPKAAALNPMPPVVMALFLMIAGVEALFALASIGVLGEGFDASWRFLAIERYGMNTKLVSWMRETQDYGAEHLVRFVTFSFLHASFMQAAIACALFLAMGKMVGSVFSAPALLLFFFVPAALGALVYCLISPEAGWLFGAFPGIYGLIGAYTFLLWVSLKAQQAPAGKAFNMIAMLIGIQLVFGIFLSGRLLWIADLAGFIGGFTLSVLLLPGGLARLAQALRRD; encoded by the coding sequence ATGTCTTTCAATCCGGAAACCCCCAAAGCTGCGGCCTTGAACCCGATGCCGCCCGTCGTCATGGCGCTTTTCTTGATGATTGCGGGGGTAGAGGCGCTATTTGCCTTAGCATCGATTGGGGTTTTGGGTGAGGGGTTTGACGCTTCCTGGCGGTTTTTGGCGATTGAGCGCTATGGCATGAACACGAAGCTTGTGTCATGGATGCGCGAAACTCAGGATTACGGCGCGGAACATTTGGTGCGCTTCGTTACGTTTTCCTTCTTGCATGCGTCTTTTATGCAGGCAGCGATCGCTTGCGCGTTGTTTTTGGCGATGGGCAAAATGGTTGGCAGCGTGTTTTCCGCCCCCGCCCTATTATTGTTCTTTTTTGTGCCAGCGGCGCTGGGCGCGTTGGTTTATTGCCTGATCTCGCCAGAGGCGGGATGGTTATTCGGAGCTTTCCCAGGGATTTATGGATTAATCGGGGCCTATACGTTTCTGCTCTGGGTGTCGTTAAAAGCGCAGCAGGCGCCGGCAGGCAAAGCGTTTAACATGATTGCGATGCTGATCGGGATCCAGCTTGTCTTTGGAATATTCTTGAGCGGCAGATTATTGTGGATCGCCGATTTGGCCGGATTTATAGGTGGCTTCACCTTATCTGTTTTATTGCTTCCAGGCGGGCTTGCGCGTTTGGCGCAAGCGTTGCGTCGTGATTAA
- the gshB gene encoding glutathione synthase → MKIAFQMDPIEAVNIEADSTFRLAEEAQARGHSLFYYPPDTLAYQNGKITARGYPMTVQRVAGAHVDFGPEQEVELAKFDVVWLRQDPPFDMHYITTTHLLDRLKGQTLVVNDPFWVRNYPEKLLVLDFPDLTPPTAIARDLEILKAFRQAHGDVILKPLYGNGGAGVFLLKEDDRNMTSLHELFSGFSREPLIVQKFLPDVSKGDKRVILVDGEPVGAINRVPATGETRSNMHVGGRPEKIKLTPRDLEICARIGPLLREKGQVFVGIDVIGQYLTEINVTSPTGIQELERFDGINIAAKIWQAIEYKLV, encoded by the coding sequence GTGAAAATCGCATTTCAGATGGACCCTATTGAGGCGGTTAATATTGAAGCAGACAGCACGTTTCGTCTTGCTGAAGAGGCGCAAGCACGAGGGCATAGCTTGTTTTATTACCCACCTGACACGCTAGCCTATCAAAACGGAAAAATCACTGCGCGCGGATATCCCATGACCGTACAGCGGGTTGCTGGGGCGCATGTGGATTTTGGGCCAGAACAAGAGGTGGAGCTGGCAAAATTTGATGTGGTTTGGCTGCGCCAAGATCCGCCATTTGATATGCATTATATTACGACAACGCATTTATTGGATCGGTTAAAAGGTCAAACGCTCGTTGTAAATGATCCGTTTTGGGTGCGCAATTATCCCGAAAAACTATTGGTGCTTGATTTTCCGGATTTAACGCCGCCAACGGCGATTGCCCGCGATTTGGAAATCTTGAAAGCGTTTCGCCAAGCCCATGGCGATGTTATTTTAAAGCCGCTTTACGGCAATGGCGGGGCAGGCGTTTTTTTGCTCAAAGAAGATGACCGCAATATGACGTCTTTGCATGAATTGTTCAGCGGTTTCTCGCGCGAGCCGTTGATCGTGCAGAAGTTCCTGCCGGATGTGAGCAAAGGGGATAAACGGGTGATTTTGGTGGATGGAGAGCCAGTGGGCGCGATTAACCGGGTGCCTGCTACGGGCGAAACGCGTTCTAATATGCATGTAGGCGGGCGGCCTGAGAAGATTAAGCTTACGCCGCGCGATTTAGAAATCTGCGCGCGTATTGGCCCGCTTTTGCGCGAAAAAGGTCAGGTCTTCGTGGGCATCGATGTGATCGGGCAGTATTTAACCGAAATCAATGTCACATCACCTACAGGCATTCAAGAGCTGGAGCGCTTTGATGGCATAAATATTGCTGCAAAAATCTGGCAGGCGATTGAATACAAACTCGTGTGA
- a CDS encoding branched-chain amino acid aminotransferase — protein MATGSNIKTYFNGQWHDDDIAVMKAADHGAWLGSGVFDGARYFNGVAPDLEAHCARVNASAKALMLTPTYSVSEMKALIWEGLSRYATSAAVYIRPMYWGIDGDLTAIVPNAETTGFAISLEEIPFAAPKTSATLGRTQFRRPILESAVVNAKAGCLYPNNARMLVEARCKGFSNALVADAMGNVAETATANIFMARDGEVFTPAPNGTFLAGITRARHIKHLKDMGIPIHETVLSFDDFYAADEVFMTGNMQKITPVTAIEETHFQIGPIARQLKEAYWDWAASTSA, from the coding sequence ATGGCGACGGGCAGCAACATCAAAACCTATTTCAACGGCCAATGGCATGATGACGATATTGCCGTGATGAAAGCCGCCGACCATGGGGCTTGGTTGGGCTCAGGCGTCTTTGATGGGGCACGCTATTTTAACGGTGTTGCGCCTGATTTGGAGGCGCATTGTGCGCGGGTAAACGCTTCGGCAAAGGCCTTAATGCTCACTCCAACATATAGCGTTTCTGAGATGAAAGCCCTGATCTGGGAAGGGCTTTCGCGCTACGCGACATCCGCCGCGGTTTATATTCGCCCGATGTATTGGGGCATCGATGGGGATCTGACGGCCATCGTTCCAAACGCTGAAACCACAGGGTTTGCCATTTCGCTTGAAGAAATTCCCTTTGCAGCCCCCAAAACCAGCGCAACCTTGGGCCGTACGCAATTTCGTAGGCCAATTTTAGAAAGCGCCGTGGTAAATGCAAAAGCCGGCTGTCTCTATCCCAATAATGCGCGCATGCTGGTAGAAGCGCGCTGCAAAGGATTCAGCAATGCGTTGGTTGCAGATGCTATGGGCAATGTAGCAGAAACCGCCACGGCAAATATTTTCATGGCGCGCGATGGCGAGGTATTTACCCCCGCGCCAAATGGCACGTTCTTAGCCGGTATCACGCGCGCACGCCACATCAAGCATTTAAAAGATATGGGCATTCCTATTCATGAAACCGTTTTGAGTTTTGATGATTTTTATGCCGCTGATGAAGTTTTTATGACCGGAAATATGCAAAAAATCACACCCGTCACAGCGATTGAAGAAACGCATTTTCAAATCGGCCCGATTGCCAGGCAGCTTAAAGAGGCTTATTGGGACTGGGCCGCATCAACCTCGGCCTAA
- a CDS encoding universal stress protein: MRKFLVILDDSQECLNAMRFAAMRAARTGGGVEVLAVIPPEEFNHWIGVSDIMRSEARERIEVHFEVFAKWMRDRQGIDPELVIREGEPIQEILAQVKDDPEIGVLVLGAGTDKKGPGPLVSQLTKNAGSLPVPITIVPGDLSKERLEAIT; this comes from the coding sequence ATGCGTAAGTTTTTGGTAATACTCGACGACAGTCAAGAATGTCTGAACGCAATGCGTTTCGCGGCAATGCGCGCTGCACGAACCGGTGGCGGCGTTGAAGTGCTGGCCGTGATCCCACCTGAAGAATTCAACCATTGGATCGGCGTCAGCGATATCATGCGCAGCGAAGCGCGCGAACGCATTGAGGTGCATTTTGAAGTCTTCGCCAAATGGATGCGCGATCGTCAGGGGATAGATCCTGAATTGGTGATACGTGAAGGTGAACCAATTCAAGAGATTTTGGCGCAGGTTAAAGATGATCCTGAAATTGGCGTGTTGGTTCTGGGGGCAGGCACGGATAAAAAAGGCCCCGGCCCGCTTGTAAGTCAACTGACCAAAAACGCCGGCTCTCTGCCCGTTCCAATAACCATTGTGCCGGGAGATTTATCCAAAGAGCGACTCGAAGCAATTACCTAA
- a CDS encoding ABC transporter substrate-binding protein has protein sequence MRVSISFRHKGLRALAGISLAAVISACTPDTSTIGTAPRLTPQEPIPVALLVPTSSRNAAEIAGSLEQAARMAVSDLDPVKIDLRVYDTAGRSDIAAQQAQTAVDEGAKIIIGPLFAEAANAAGLAVADEGVNVLSFSNSSAIAGGNVFLLGKTFDNTAERVIAYLARLGKQRAVIVYPDNLEGEAGRSALEKAAQYSSLKIAHSQAFEFSQEGVVAAIPLIRAAVEIEEADTILLTSTTAGALGLLVQLLPEAGIDPAKVQYAGLARWDVPAQTLALSGVQGGLFALPDYARAQSFSTRYEEQYSSKPHQLAGLAYDGVAAIGALVARGTNNALGAAALTQTAGFEGVDGIFRLRKDGTNERGLAVATIQDKQVVILDPAPSAFEFFSF, from the coding sequence ATGAGAGTATCTATTTCATTTCGTCATAAAGGTCTACGCGCGTTGGCCGGGATCTCGCTGGCAGCTGTTATAAGCGCCTGCACACCTGACACATCAACCATTGGCACCGCTCCCAGACTGACTCCGCAAGAGCCCATTCCAGTCGCATTGTTGGTTCCAACATCTTCACGAAACGCCGCCGAGATCGCCGGGAGTTTAGAGCAAGCGGCGCGTATGGCGGTTTCTGATTTGGATCCGGTCAAAATTGACCTGCGCGTTTATGACACGGCAGGGCGCAGTGATATCGCCGCACAGCAGGCCCAAACCGCGGTTGATGAGGGCGCGAAAATTATCATTGGGCCGCTTTTTGCGGAAGCCGCAAATGCCGCGGGCCTGGCTGTCGCGGATGAAGGTGTGAACGTTTTAAGCTTTTCAAACAGCAGCGCCATTGCCGGTGGAAACGTCTTCCTGCTTGGAAAAACCTTTGACAATACGGCCGAAAGAGTGATCGCGTATCTCGCGCGATTGGGCAAACAACGCGCTGTGATTGTTTATCCGGATAATCTGGAAGGGGAGGCAGGGCGTAGCGCTTTGGAAAAAGCCGCCCAATATTCGAGCCTCAAAATCGCGCATAGTCAGGCTTTTGAGTTCTCGCAAGAGGGGGTCGTTGCCGCGATCCCGCTCATTCGCGCTGCCGTCGAGATTGAAGAGGCCGATACTATTTTATTAACCTCAACCACCGCCGGCGCTTTGGGGCTGTTGGTGCAATTGCTGCCCGAAGCTGGGATTGATCCCGCCAAAGTGCAATATGCAGGCCTTGCACGCTGGGATGTGCCGGCGCAAACTCTGGCGCTCTCAGGCGTGCAGGGGGGGCTCTTCGCTTTGCCCGATTACGCGCGGGCTCAAAGTTTTTCAACGCGCTATGAAGAACAGTATTCCAGCAAACCGCACCAGCTTGCGGGCCTGGCCTATGACGGCGTTGCCGCAATTGGCGCATTGGTCGCCCGTGGTACCAATAACGCGTTAGGCGCAGCAGCCTTAACCCAAACAGCCGGCTTTGAAGGCGTCGATGGTATTTTCAGGCTTAGGAAAGACGGCACCAACGAACGCGGTTTGGCTGTCGCAACGATCCAAGATAAACAGGTGGTGATTCTTGACCCAGCGCCCTCAGCATTCGAGTTCTTCAGCTTCTAA
- a CDS encoding [protein-PII] uridylyltransferase: MLHFDKPDLPLILPAEMIFDSETMVAFIKANLATASDSKNIRTALATELKARQIAGMEHIAHAFSKSPFSAHEVTRSYTYLTDCIVKTTWFVASTFVHPLANPTESERLSVVAVGGYGRGEMAPFSDVDLLFLTPYKITPWAESLIETMLYILWDLKLKVGHSSRTVKDCLRLGAHDYTIRTAMLEQRNLCGNKSLADTLSAKLWSDLFSGSEKEFIEAKLQEREARHEKQGGQRYMVEPNVKEGKGGLRDLQSLFWITKYVYRSASTADLVSLNVITPEEHQIFVKAEAFLWAVRSHLHLVSGRAVETLSFDMQIELADRMGYHDRAGRPAVEIFMQDYFRQATSVGDLTRIFLTALEARHVKSEPLLERIFRKRPTVKSDYMVLHNRLSISAPDKFLNDPLNLLRLFEEALRTGLLIHPNAMRLISANLHLFDETLRQTPEAQRIFLDLLLKHGNPERALRRMNELGALSAFIPEFEPIVAMMQFNMYHSYTVDEHTIQCIRNLAQIERGELIEELPIASSILKEGVNRKVIYVALLLHDIGKGRNEDHSVIGAQIARKVAPRLGLNKADVETVEWLVRYHLLMSDLAQKRDIADPRTVRDFVKAVQTCKRLDLLTVLTVCDIRAVGPNTWNNWKAVLIRALYRQTRRALENGQDALNRESRGTEGKKNLRLHLKDWDTKDLKSEVARHYSPYWQGLHVTAHVVFAGLLRDLKEDEIAIDFYADGDRAATRVCFACVDHPGIFSSLAGALALVGANVVDARTYTTKDGFATAAFWIQDAAGNPYEPEKFNRLKQMINKTLMGKVVARIAIQDKDKFKKREKAFKVPTSISFDNDGSEIYTIIEVDTRDRPGLLFDLTRTLANTNVYIASAVIATYGEQVVDSFYVKDMFGLKFYNQSKQKMLERKLREAIELGVERAST; the protein is encoded by the coding sequence ATGCTTCACTTCGACAAGCCCGATCTACCACTGATTTTGCCAGCTGAGATGATTTTTGACTCTGAAACTATGGTTGCGTTTATCAAAGCCAACCTAGCCACGGCGTCAGACAGCAAAAACATAAGGACGGCCTTGGCCACAGAGCTGAAAGCGCGTCAAATTGCGGGTATGGAACATATTGCCCATGCTTTTTCCAAAAGTCCGTTCAGCGCCCATGAAGTAACCAGATCTTACACTTACCTGACCGATTGTATCGTTAAAACAACCTGGTTTGTCGCCTCAACCTTCGTGCATCCCCTCGCCAATCCCACCGAAAGCGAGCGGCTTTCTGTTGTTGCGGTCGGGGGGTATGGCCGCGGCGAAATGGCTCCGTTTTCCGATGTCGATTTGCTTTTTTTAACACCGTATAAAATCACGCCTTGGGCCGAAAGTTTGATTGAAACGATGCTCTATATCCTTTGGGATCTTAAGCTGAAAGTGGGGCATTCATCGCGCACAGTAAAAGATTGTCTGCGCTTGGGCGCGCATGATTATACGATTCGCACCGCCATGCTGGAACAACGCAACCTTTGCGGTAATAAAAGCCTTGCCGACACGTTATCCGCCAAGCTTTGGAGTGATTTATTCTCGGGTAGCGAGAAAGAATTCATTGAGGCAAAATTACAAGAACGCGAGGCCCGGCATGAAAAGCAAGGCGGCCAGCGATATATGGTCGAGCCGAATGTCAAAGAGGGAAAGGGCGGCTTGCGGGACCTGCAATCGCTGTTTTGGATCACCAAATATGTATATCGATCCGCCTCAACCGCAGATCTGGTCTCGCTAAATGTTATCACGCCGGAAGAACATCAAATTTTCGTCAAGGCAGAGGCTTTTTTATGGGCGGTGCGCAGCCATTTGCATCTTGTAAGCGGGCGCGCGGTTGAAACTTTATCCTTCGATATGCAAATCGAACTGGCAGATCGCATGGGCTATCATGACCGCGCAGGCCGGCCAGCGGTTGAAATTTTCATGCAAGATTATTTCCGCCAAGCAACCAGCGTTGGAGATTTAACCCGTATTTTTTTAACGGCTCTCGAGGCACGTCATGTCAAAAGCGAGCCGCTTTTGGAACGGATTTTTCGCAAACGCCCCACCGTGAAATCCGATTATATGGTGCTGCACAACCGGCTGAGTATTTCCGCGCCTGATAAATTTCTGAACGATCCGCTTAATCTGCTGCGGCTATTCGAAGAAGCCCTGCGCACTGGCCTACTTATACATCCTAATGCGATGCGGTTAATCTCGGCCAACCTCCATTTATTTGACGAAACCCTGCGTCAAACCCCCGAAGCACAACGGATCTTTCTGGATCTGCTCTTGAAACATGGCAATCCAGAACGTGCACTGAGGCGGATGAATGAATTGGGGGCCTTGTCAGCCTTCATCCCCGAATTTGAGCCCATCGTCGCGATGATGCAATTCAATATGTACCACAGCTACACGGTGGATGAGCACACGATTCAATGTATCCGGAACCTTGCCCAGATCGAGCGCGGCGAATTGATCGAAGAATTACCTATTGCCAGTTCGATTTTGAAAGAGGGTGTGAACCGAAAGGTGATCTATGTTGCCCTTTTGCTGCATGATATCGGCAAAGGCCGCAATGAAGATCATTCGGTGATTGGAGCACAAATTGCGCGCAAGGTGGCTCCGCGGCTTGGCTTGAACAAAGCTGATGTGGAAACCGTAGAATGGCTTGTGAGATACCATTTATTGATGTCTGACTTGGCGCAAAAACGCGATATTGCGGATCCTCGAACGGTGCGCGATTTTGTCAAAGCCGTGCAAACCTGCAAGCGCTTGGATCTGCTGACCGTGTTGACCGTCTGTGATATCCGCGCTGTTGGCCCCAACACTTGGAACAATTGGAAAGCGGTTCTGATCCGGGCGCTCTATCGGCAGACCCGCCGCGCGTTAGAAAATGGCCAAGACGCTTTGAACCGCGAATCGCGTGGCACCGAGGGTAAGAAAAACCTACGTCTGCATTTAAAAGATTGGGATACCAAGGACCTAAAATCCGAAGTCGCGCGCCATTATTCTCCCTATTGGCAGGGATTACATGTCACCGCGCATGTGGTGTTTGCCGGTTTGCTCCGCGATTTAAAAGAGGATGAAATTGCCATCGACTTCTATGCAGATGGAGACCGCGCAGCAACCCGCGTGTGTTTTGCCTGCGTCGACCATCCCGGCATTTTTTCCAGTTTGGCAGGCGCTCTGGCACTGGTGGGGGCCAATGTCGTTGATGCGCGCACCTATACCACCAAAGATGGGTTTGCGACGGCAGCGTTTTGGATTCAAGACGCGGCGGGAAACCCTTATGAGCCGGAAAAGTTCAACCGTTTGAAACAAATGATCAATAAGACATTGATGGGCAAAGTGGTGGCGCGAATTGCGATTCAGGATAAAGACAAATTCAAAAAACGCGAAAAAGCCTTTAAAGTTCCAACCTCCATCAGCTTTGATAATGACGGCTCCGAAATTTACACGATCATCGAAGTCGACACGCGGGATCGCCCCGGCTTGTTGTTTGATCTGACGCGCACCTTGGCCAATACAAACGTCTATATCGCATCAGCAGTCATCGCCACTTATGGCGAGCAAGTTGTTGATAGTTTTTATGTAAAAGACATGTTTGGTCTGAAATTTTACAACCAATCCAAGCAAAAAATGCTGGAACGCAAGCTACGCGAAGCAATCGAGCTGGGCGTTGAGCGCGCCTCAACATGA
- the rsmI gene encoding 16S rRNA (cytidine(1402)-2'-O)-methyltransferase has product MSKRNIHLVPGLYFVATPIGSARDITLRALDILAHVDILAAEDTRSLRKLMDIHGVAVNERPILAYHDHNGARMRPKLMEYLQEGRSVAYASEAGTPLIADPGFDLSKTAAEAGILVTTAPGPSAVITALTLAGLPTDRFLFEGFVPNAKSARLAALKNLLNVPATLVFYESPKRLVQFLQDACTVYGENRQAAYCRELTKKFEEIQRGTLAELLAKAQTGPVKGEIVVIIDRAQSSPVNESDIEAQLRTALQSMSVRDAAEFVAQAHGVAKRKIYQMALDIERKP; this is encoded by the coding sequence GTGAGTAAGCGCAACATCCATTTGGTACCAGGGCTCTATTTTGTTGCCACCCCGATCGGGAGCGCGCGCGATATCACCTTGCGTGCGCTCGATATTCTAGCACATGTTGATATCTTAGCGGCTGAAGATACCAGAAGCCTGCGCAAATTAATGGATATTCATGGCGTGGCTGTGAATGAACGCCCGATATTGGCCTATCATGATCACAATGGCGCGCGCATGCGGCCTAAATTAATGGAATATTTACAAGAAGGCCGGTCTGTTGCCTATGCGTCGGAGGCGGGTACGCCGCTGATTGCTGATCCGGGCTTTGATCTGAGCAAAACAGCTGCTGAGGCGGGTATTTTGGTCACCACAGCGCCTGGGCCATCCGCGGTGATAACCGCGCTGACGCTGGCCGGTTTGCCCACCGATCGGTTTTTATTTGAAGGCTTCGTTCCCAACGCAAAATCGGCGCGGCTTGCCGCTTTGAAAAATTTGTTAAACGTGCCAGCAACTTTGGTGTTCTACGAATCTCCTAAACGCCTGGTGCAATTTTTGCAGGATGCATGCACGGTTTATGGCGAAAATAGGCAGGCTGCATATTGCCGCGAATTAACCAAGAAATTTGAAGAGATCCAACGCGGAACATTGGCAGAGTTATTGGCCAAGGCGCAAACTGGGCCCGTCAAAGGCGAGATTGTCGTGATCATTGATCGGGCGCAGTCATCTCCTGTTAATGAAAGTGATATAGAAGCGCAGTTGAGAACAGCGCTGCAATCAATGTCGGTGCGCGACGCGGCTGAGTTTGTGGCACAGGCGCATGGCGTAGCGAAACGCAAAATTTATCAGATGGCTTTGGACATTGAGCGAAAACCTTAA